ATATTCGACTTGCAGGTTATATTTCTACTTCCATGTTCTGTTAATCTTCTGGGATGTCTGATGAATCATATTAGGTATTGTAGTACTGAGCCTAATCACACTTATGGATTTATTTTAGGTCCCACTTCGTTTGCACCAGTTGTTGAAATGGCCACGACAATCGTTGAGCAGAGTGGAGGCCAGTACCATGTTTTGGTTATAATTGCAGATGGCCAGGTATTCTATTCTAAACCCAGTATATCAAGTCATAGGACTCCAGTTCCACGATTATTTTTTGTTTCCCTTccgttctttctttcttcctttttgtTCCCTCTCTCAACTGCAATGCACCTTGAAGTTTCTCATCTTCCTCATATTGCTTTAATACAAACATAAGCCTAGGCTTAGTAGGTGCTTGAGGTGGGATTTTGTTCTGCCTTTTGACGTTCAATGTGTATGATTTACACACAATCTTTTTTATCTTACATCTATATGCCAACTTCCAACAATATCTGATGCAGGTTACAAGAAGTGTTGACACTGAAGGTGGGAGACTAAGTCCACAGGAACAGAAGACTGTAGATGCCATTGTTGAGGCAAGGTGATTGTGCGGTAGTTTTTGCCTTAGAATGTTTTATTTCGTCAAAACATAAAATACATTTTCTTATGTGCCTGGTTTGTCGCAGTAAATATCCTCTTTCAATCATATTGGTTGGCGTTGGAGATGGACCTTGGGACATGATGAGAGAGTTTGATGACAATATTCCAGCTCGGGACTTCGATAATTTTCAGGTCCGTACAAAGAATGTACagcatatttatttattaataataacttaCATACTTTTGTTAGTGGATATTGATATTCTGGCTTTCTCTTTGCTTCTTTAGTTTGTGAATTTCACAGAGATTATGTCAAAGAACATTCCTCCTTCACGAAAAGAGGCCGCATTTGCTCTTGCAGCATTGATGGAAATTCCTTCTCAGTATAAGGCAGCTATAGAGCTTAATCTACTTGGGTAAGTTTTTTGGTTCCACACAGTTTCTATTGGTTTTAATATAGATTCCATCTACTCATTTCTGCTTATAATTTGTGTAGCACTCGGAAAGCCAATGCTCCACAGAGAGTTGCCCTTCCACCACCCATGCATGGTTCAGCATCTCTTGGTGCTTCAAAACCTTACGGATCAGCATCTTTTGGCACTTCAAAACCTCATGCTGCTAATTTTGAGCCAAGTGTTCCCACTTATCCGAGTGATAGCAGCCTATCTGGCATGACTCATCCGGCCCCAACTCCGAATTATGACAATCtggtaaaaactaaaaaatgtTTCTGCTATTAATTTTCGTGTCATGTTCCATGATCAGGTCTTTCCGAGAAACTAGGGTTTCTTTTGCTTTTAGTGACCTAAGTTTTTCCTTCATTTGGCATGATCTTCCCATGCTTCAATTAAGAAATTAGATGACTTGTGTAGAAAGCATCAGTTACCTGATtggttttgttgcttcttttcCAACTCTTATTGTTCATATTGTAGATATGTGGTGTAGGGCCTAGGATAGAGACTGAATTTGAATTCGTTCATCTTATGCATTGATTATTCCAGTTGTGACAATGTACATTTAACGAATTAAGTTGGTTATGTACAGATTTGCCCCATATGTTTGAACAATGCAAAAGACCTGGCCTTTGGATGTGGTCATCAGGTAAGAATAAAATGTTGAATTTGTTGcctaattattttgatttctaatAAGGTTCCAAGGAGAGTGCATGTGACACCTTTTATCTTTTGCATGACAGACATGTTGCGAATGTGGACAAGATCTCGAGACGTGCCCCATCTGCAGGAGCATCATTCACACCAGAATTAAGCTTTATTAGAAACTTGTTTGGTTTAAGCTAAAAttctttgaatatttttttatttaaattcaattttagGGTTAGATTTGGTTGTGTACAAATTTAGATCAAATGTGTCTCCACCGAAGAAATGTGGTACCTCATCTGCCGTTTGAGTTGTAAGTTGTAATGTGGTGCTACTCTCTACATGTACAGTGTGAAATTGCTGTTGAAAAGATCTAATGACCAATAAAAAGATGATGAAAagatattaatttttgtttaactGGTTTTGTGGAAGtatgtttttattgttatatgaATCTGTCTTTCCAATCTCCCAGTCCGAATAATGTAAgtcattttatttaaaattttgttgaatGTGTTACTAGTTACTATCCCTATAATCCTATTGGAATGCAAAaatattgtataaatatatataaaaaatcaatATCAAATTAGTTATTAGGACAATTTACCTAATTAAATAAATCTATTGAATCCTTTACCCATATACACAAAACACAAACTTATTACGTGCATGTGCAATTTGTGTTATTAGGTAAAACGTGGGAGTCAACCACGGTTTCTACTCTCTATATAAACCGTGGCTGGCAGGGACGGATTTGTTGTGAATGAGAATCAATATAAACCGTGGCAAGCTACCACGGTTTATTGAGGAAGGAAAATGTACATAAACCTTTGTGAGTTGTAACGGTTTATGAGGAGTGAAATTCTAATATAATTGTGACGAAATAGGTCGTAACCATAGATGGTAAAACGTatataaatatcaaataaatagCAGATAACATTTCACACAAGTCCAAAACATATAACCCTAAACATCATTCTAAGTACATAAACCAACATAGGACGACAGGACGTGAATATAAGACAAAACTAATTAGAATCCTCAATGGTGTCACTGTCGTCATTGTCAAAATGACCAAGCAGGTGACCTTCGGTCCCACACAAAGGAGGACGCCTCACCCTCCTTGGTCTCTGGGTCGCCTCTGATGCTGCTGTCTCTCGGGGAGCGGCACTGAATGCTGAAGCTGGGGTCCCTCCTAACGCGAACCATGGGTCAGAAGGAGATGCTGCAGGTTCGTTGAGGTCAACGGCCAATTGAGGCTGAACATCGGGAATATGTGGCTGCTGATCAACAAACTCGGAATGAACCTCGAACATCTGTGGCCTATAATGGGTCGTATCGTCATCTCTGAGTATGTCTGCTATATCCCTAAAGAACTCTGACTGACTAACAGGATCATCGATGTCCATCCCGACAGCCGCGGTAGTAAACTTAGCAAATGCCTGTGGCTCAAAACTCCCAAACAGCTGAGAGCTACTGCCCACGTCGTAGGTGGGCTGATCCATCCCTGAAGCCGAACCACCTACATCATCACGAACACCGTGATGAGTACCCTCATCCTCAACGAAAGGTCCTCCACCTCGAGCCCGTCCACGACCATCCCGGGGAGCCTGTCGTCTGGCTCTACGACGAGGAACACGATAATCCACCACATCTCCATCATCAGTAGCGGGTTGGTCCTCTTCTAAACGGTCGGTCAGTCATCGCCACTCTCAATCCATGGTATAGGTGCCTATACTGCGACGCCGATCGACTCGCCTGTTATCTGGTCTGTCGTAAACCTGCACTCTGGAGGGGGCCTGGGACGACCCTCTGTGACGAGCCTCCTCAGTCAATACAATCGGCCTCGGATCCTAAAATACAACATCTGGGGATAGGAATCTGTGGGCCACACAGCACTACCAGTCCAAGTACTCAACTGATGGACCGGGGTCAAGGACTCGATCGACCGGTATGACTGAATAAAGCCGATTCTCCCAATGCTCATGCCACTCCTGAAAATATCTGGGGAACCATCGGTCTCCACCCCTGCCATCCTTGGCATGTAGCCAATCTATGTTCAGAGCTGGCTGAGGAAGATGCTGAACACCGCCGAACTGAGGTAGCACCCTATCCACCTGATGCCACTCAATCGCAGCAAAATATATTAGGCTAGTGATGGCCGTCCATAACCTACGGTGCTCGTCAATTAGTATCTTCGGATAAATAACAACAGCAACTTCGGCAGAGGAATAAGGCTCCCACACAAACTGTATCAGACAGTTATGTCAGACTATAAAATTTAATCTAAACCAGTCCAAGTAAGAGCAATAACTAAATGACTCACATCGTGGACACGCAATCGATCCAACGAAAGGCGTGCAGACATGACTCTTTCACCCACTGCATCGTTTCTCGGTAGATATGTAGCCCACCTACAATTTTAATTGAAATCATGTACTAACAAAGAAGAACATATGATGTTGAACAAGTTATGAAACGAAAATATAAAACCGTACCTGGATGCAAGCAAAACCCGAATCCATCAAACCCACTAAACCTCAAAGTGGGAaacctccagaaaatccaagATTGTAGAAGCTGAAGTGGCCCGGCCAAGTTAACAACATTTCTATTTGTCCCACGACAGAGACATCTATACAACCAGGCCAATGCCGCCGAGCCCCAGCTATATCTTCCCAACTCGTCCAACGATGCCAAATAAGGCAACCAACGAAGGTGGACCCAGTTTGCTGAGAGGACAACAACATCAAAATATAAGCACGCGCGTATATACGCACGGTCTCCTCACTGGCATCTGTTGGGAGAACCCGGAACCTCTCATGGAACCATGTGTAGCACACTGTCATCTGCTTTACTTTATTCTGCGGAGGTAACTCCCCAAACAACTCGCGAAACCAGACCCATGCCGGTCTTTCGTGTTCCATCAGACTCTCAAAGTCAGCCAGGCACCCACTAACAGGCTCCCCATCGATCGGCAAACCAAGCTGATATGCCACATCTTGCAAAGTGATAGTGCACTCACCAAAGTGCATGTGGAAGGTGTGGGTCTCAGGACGCTACCGCTCAATAAATGCGCTAAGTAGAGACTCATCAACCCAGAACCAGTGACTGTTCAGCCTAGCTAAATGATACAAGCCTGCGGTCTCTAGATATGGTATGATTCGCTCGTATAAAGGCATATTTTGTTGTCTTCTCACGCCACTAATAACCCTAGTAGGCTGCAAAATGTGGG
This sequence is a window from Arachis stenosperma cultivar V10309 chromosome 10, arast.V10309.gnm1.PFL2, whole genome shotgun sequence. Protein-coding genes within it:
- the LOC130955626 gene encoding E3 ubiquitin-protein ligase RGLG2-like, whose translation is MGGNNSKQDNNWRQSSYGRSSSSSSSWNSYPQPAYGQGGHAYEPQPTPYPTAQPYYAPPPPTTQNYGYEQSYTSGEVTRPDNRRKLERKYSRIADNYNSIDEVTEALARAGLESSNLILGIDFTKSNEWTGKNSFNRKSLHHIGNVPNPYEQAISILGKTLAAFDEDNLIPCFGFGDASTHDQDVFSFYPDDRFCNGFEEVLSRYREIVPHIRLAGPTSFAPVVEMATTIVEQSGGQYHVLVIIADGQVTRSVDTEGGRLSPQEQKTVDAIVEASKYPLSIILVGVGDGPWDMMREFDDNIPARDFDNFQFVNFTEIMSKNIPPSRKEAAFALAALMEIPSQYKAAIELNLLGTRKANAPQRVALPPPMHGSASLGASKPYGSASFGTSKPHAANFEPSVPTYPSDSSLSGMTHPAPTPNYDNLICPICLNNAKDLAFGCGHQTCCECGQDLETCPICRSIIHTRIKLY